The proteins below come from a single Mercenaria mercenaria strain notata chromosome 3, MADL_Memer_1, whole genome shotgun sequence genomic window:
- the LOC128555476 gene encoding laminin subunit alpha-1-like, protein MNNKLCDGAWHTIKAEKIKNVVILTVDNKEPIPENSAGTATSADTNNPIYLGGKPDDITKGVRAKGDYKGCMRNLLINGKYQYLSTGIAFKDVSLESCPVN, encoded by the exons ATGAACAACAAGCTTTGTGATGGTGCCTGGCACACAATTAAAG CTGAGAAGATAAAGAATGTTGTGATACTGACTGTAGACAACAAAGAACCTATCCCTGAAAACAGTGCTGGTACAGCCACTTCAGCTGATACAAACAATCCCATATATCTTGGTGGAAAACCAG ATGACATCACAAAGGGCGTAAGAGCAAAGGGAGACTACAAAGGTTGTATGCGAAATCTCTTGATCAACGGGAAATATCAATATCTCAGTACTGGAATTGCCTTCAAGGACGTCAGTCTAGAATCATGCCCAGTAAACTAA